One Asterias rubens chromosome 1, eAstRub1.3, whole genome shotgun sequence genomic region harbors:
- the LOC117293203 gene encoding placenta-specific gene 8 protein-like: protein METTSTTVTRTTVISEQPREGQSRSVVIRGPNTEHGWSTGLCDCMKDPKSCLFAFICLPCFDCYLATRMREACCIPIMVPGGETAMRTKLRTQENIYGSICDDCLKVSFCPCCALAQMSRELDHIEHKI, encoded by the exons ATGGAGACTACTTCCACAACAGTCACAAGGACAACAGTAATAAGTGAGCAGCCACGGGAGGGACAGAGCCGATCTGTCGTCATCCGG GGGCCCAATACAGAACACGGCTGGTCTACAGGTCTGTGTGACTGTATGAAAGATCCAAAGTCAT gtTTGTTTGCCTTCATTTGTCTGCCGTGTTTCGACTGTTACCTTGCTACTAGAATGAGGGAAGCCTGTTGTATACCAATCATGGTACCCGGCGGTGAGACTGCCATGCGCACAAAGCTTCGAACACAGGAAAACATTTAC GGTTCCATCTGTGATGACTGTCTTAAAGTTAGCTTCTGCCCCTGCTGTGCCTTAGCTCAGATGTCACGAGAATTGGACCATATTGAGCATAAGATCTAG
- the LOC117293282 gene encoding extensin-like, whose product MPLVGHSTTPTPIHHTPTLPQPRRPTQPHHTSPQTNPPHPNPNPPHPTVPRPQRPTQPHHTPPKPTHHTPPTPSPPSPTTPHPNPNPNPPSPTTPQPIPRPTQPHLTPPHPNPPHPNSNPYLNFDPNPNPKTPTPTPAHTAYRTKDWETPEKTCLSKTSQPSDLRNIHCTYTNSSPLLGR is encoded by the coding sequence ATGCCACTTGTTGGACACTCAACAACCCCAACCCCAATCCACCACACCCCCACCCTGCCCCAGCCCCGACGACCCACCCAGCCCCACCACACCTCACCCCAAACCAACCCACCACACCCCAACCCCAATCCACCACACCCCACCGTGCCCCGACCCCAACGACCCACCCAGCCCCACCACACCCCACCCAAACCAACCCACCacaccccacccaccccaagCCCACCCAGCCCCACCACACCACACCCAAACCCAAACCCCAATCCACCCAGTCCCACCACACCACAACCCATACCCCGACCCACCCAGCCCCACctcaccccaccccaccccaaccccccACATCCCAACTCCAACCCATACCTCAACTTtgaccccaaccccaaccccaaaacACCCACCCCAACCCCCGCACATACAGCCTACCGGACGAAGGACTGGGAAACTCCTGAGAAAACTTGCCTCTCAAAAACTAGCCAACCCTCCGACTTGAGAAATATCCATTGTACCTATACAAATAGTTCACCCCTACTTGGGAGATAA
- the LOC117298602 gene encoding placenta-specific gene 8 protein-like: MQQQTTTTVTETTVIKDQPGVGESRTVIIRGPQHEHDWSSGLFECTKDKKSCLMSFLCTWCFDCMLARRLNENFLITCAPGAEVAMRTKLRTSENIKGSICNDCLTCYFCPCCTLAQMSRELDHVDHRI; the protein is encoded by the exons ATGCAACAGCAGACCACAACCACAGTCACTGAGACTACCGTCATCAAGGACCAGCCTGGCGTAGGAGAGAGCCGTACTGTCATAATCCGC GGCCCTCAGCACGAGCATGATTGGTCATCTGGACTATTTGAATGCACCAAAGATAAGAAATCAT GTTTGATGTCATTCCTGTGCACATGGTGTTTTGATTGCATGCTGGCCAGGCGACTCAATGAGAACTTCTTGATAACCTGCGCCCCCGGTGCTGAGGTTGCCATGCGCACCAAGCTTCGCACCTCGGAAAATATTAAA GGCTCCATCTGCAATGATTGCTTGACCTGCTACTTCTGCCCGTGTTGCACTCTAGCCCAGATGTCTCGCGAGTTGGACCACGTCGACCACAGGATCTAA
- the LOC117299898 gene encoding jun dimerization protein 2-like, producing MERIVMPGDELWDPAGGFDLTANGLTTLNNGFDPVSPPPQQNNTETDAEFMHRTMLREELRVNILQRRLQKGLGAVQLDWRFTKPENLTPEEEDRRKLRRERNRVAASRCREKRRERTYVLVKETDQLETSNQELIREIQQLETERQELVAILSSHQQTCGCSPPVPNPSLDDLHIDP from the exons ATGGAGCGAATTGTCATGCCTGGCGACGAGCTTTGGGATCCGGCTGGCGGCTTTGACTTGACCGCCAACGGCTTGACCACCCTCAATAATGGCTTCGACCCCGTGAGCCCGCCACCCCAGCAAAATAACACTGAGACCGATGCGGAGTTCATGCATCGTACAATGCTACGGGAGGAGTTGAGGGTTAATATACTACAGAGGAGATTGCAAAAAGGTCTCGGGGCGGTCCAGCTTGACTGGAGGTTCACCAAGCCTGAAAAT CTGACACCAGAAGAGGAAGATCGAAGAAAACTTCGCCGAGAGAGGAACAGAGTTGCTGCCTCAAGATGCAGGGAGAAACGACGAGAGAGGACGTATGTTCTTGTCAAG GAGACCGACCAACTTGAAACCAGCAATCAGGAATTAATCCGAGAGATACAACAATTAGAAACGGAGCGCCAGGAACTTGTGGCAATCCTGTCCTCCCATCAGCAGACGTGTGGCTGCAGCCCTCCCGTACCCAACCCTAGTCTAGATGACCTCCACATTGACCCATGA